One window from the genome of Nitrosospira multiformis encodes:
- a CDS encoding amidohydrolase family protein — MMKCMPFGLISRFTSCLCLIPAIFTSSLVIAQETGHGSILLHAARVFDGSNIRTDTSVLVINGQVAQIGTRESFKSSNAKVIDLGDATILPGFIELHAHLSFQNVPADTVLKHGITTIRDVGGPVHKPYGGNGNLRVLTSGPIITAPNGYPIPMLGKTNIATEVSSEKEARETVRDLINGGAVVIKVALEPGGEAGAPWSSGHGHDSGHGHGHHHDQRSVEHAHAHPKPAHNALKQAWPLLPENIVKAIVDEAHKNNRKVTVHIAEATGARIAINAGIDEWAHVPCDIIPASLLKKAVEQNVKIVTTLDTLSKCSGVAHNAGTWAALGGEFLYGAEIAHPDIPWGIDAQELIYMRQMAKMGLIDVLRAATSKAGQHLNLPLLGTLQSGAPADIIAVKGDPAQNLKILEYPDLVISGGKIVVNNFGN; from the coding sequence ATGATGAAATGTATGCCTTTTGGATTGATCAGCCGGTTCACCTCCTGCTTATGTTTGATTCCGGCAATCTTTACTTCCTCCCTAGTGATCGCTCAGGAAACCGGGCATGGATCTATTCTCCTGCATGCCGCGCGGGTTTTCGACGGCAGCAACATCAGAACGGATACTTCAGTGTTAGTGATAAACGGGCAAGTGGCTCAAATCGGGACACGCGAATCATTCAAGTCCAGTAATGCCAAAGTCATTGATCTGGGTGATGCAACCATACTACCCGGTTTTATCGAATTGCATGCCCATCTCTCATTCCAGAATGTTCCGGCTGATACCGTTCTGAAACATGGCATTACAACGATTCGGGATGTGGGTGGACCGGTGCACAAGCCATACGGCGGGAACGGCAACCTGCGTGTATTAACCTCCGGACCGATTATTACCGCACCGAATGGTTATCCCATTCCGATGCTGGGAAAAACAAACATTGCCACGGAGGTTTCCAGCGAGAAAGAAGCGCGGGAGACTGTCCGTGATCTTATAAATGGTGGCGCAGTCGTGATCAAGGTCGCACTGGAGCCCGGTGGCGAGGCGGGCGCCCCCTGGTCATCCGGTCATGGTCATGACTCTGGTCATGGCCACGGTCATCATCATGATCAACGGAGTGTAGAACACGCGCACGCTCATCCCAAGCCTGCCCATAACGCTTTGAAGCAAGCATGGCCGCTATTACCAGAAAATATCGTGAAAGCGATTGTGGATGAAGCCCATAAAAATAATCGTAAGGTAACAGTACATATTGCCGAAGCAACCGGTGCGCGCATTGCCATCAACGCGGGTATCGATGAATGGGCCCACGTGCCTTGTGACATTATTCCTGCGTCGTTGCTAAAAAAGGCGGTGGAGCAGAATGTAAAAATAGTCACTACACTGGATACCTTGTCCAAATGTTCGGGCGTGGCTCACAATGCCGGCACTTGGGCGGCGCTGGGTGGCGAATTTTTGTACGGGGCTGAAATTGCGCATCCGGATATTCCCTGGGGAATCGATGCGCAGGAGCTGATCTATATGAGGCAAATGGCAAAAATGGGACTGATCGATGTCCTGCGCGCTGCGACATCCAAAGCGGGTCAGCACCTGAATTTGCCGCTGCTGGGTACCTTACAATCCGGTGCGCCGGCCGATATTATTGCGGTGAAAGGCGATCCCGCCCAAAATCTGAAAATTCTGGAATATCCCGATCTTGTTATTTCGGGGGGCAAAATCGTGGTGAATAATTTTGGAAATTAA
- a CDS encoding efflux RND transporter permease subunit: protein MNLSELCIRRPVMTILLSASAVIAGIIAYGGLPIAALPSYDSPTITVSAVLPGASPETMASSVATQLERQFSTISGLSVISSTSTLSNTTITLEFDQNRDIDSASIDVQAALLRAQRSLPIEMTAPPSYRKINPADAPIIHLALTSPSMSLSDLNSFAEDLISPTLSTITGVAQVQINGQKKYAVRVRVNAEALAVRDLTLDDVADALRTANANSPIGTLEGPRQSLTIEANRQLNNAAEFAKLIIATSPSGNPVRLSEVAEVEDSVESVKTASWVNGERAITLSVQRQPGANTVATVDAIKAVIPELVAQMPSSVQLTLTSDRSVSIRESIHDVQVTLGITIVLVLLVIFLFLRKASATLIPALSLPISLLGTVALMRVFDYSLDNISLLAITLAVGLVVDDAIVMLENIVRHIEKGMSPLQAALQGSREVSFTIISISLSLVAVFIPIFFMPGVIGLLFHEFAAVVGIAVLMSAVVSLTLVPVMTSRYITGHESEGRSLRWTEWFERGFTKLLGVYERMLDLALHHHRVVLGIAVGTFVATGLLFMVLPKGFFPTEDIGQALITVEAVEDISFPAMSELLQRTGDVIRANPAVDTLIVNATDSNSARLFMTLKPRGERASLDKIIENLRRDVSAVPGVNVFINPIQNLRLGGRTSKSRYQYVMRSVRAGELRTAADSLMSRMREDAIFRDVTSDSQLKGLQAVLDIDRDKVNLLGVQMADIRSALYSAFGERQVSTIFTSTDKYQVILQVTAEDRADESAFNKIYLRAKNGVLVPLSSVASVKREVGPVAINHAGQLEALTISFNLAPGAALGDASARIDQFKRELNMPVSVLTSYAGDAAAFQSSQASQVVLIVAALLVIYVLLGVLYESYIHPLTILSGLPSAAVGALATLWLFNMELSIIAMIGILMLIGIVKKNAIMMIDFALDAQRNAGMPQREAIRTACLLRFRPIMMTTLAALMGALPIALGLGAGAELRQPLGLAVVGGLLFSQIITLFITPVIYLYLDRFSGKGPLKFETDRESWPRQELP from the coding sequence ATGAATCTCTCCGAACTGTGTATTCGCCGTCCGGTAATGACGATACTGCTATCGGCTTCTGCCGTCATTGCCGGGATCATTGCCTACGGCGGTTTACCGATTGCCGCGCTACCAAGTTACGATTCGCCCACCATCACGGTAAGCGCGGTGCTTCCGGGTGCAAGTCCCGAGACGATGGCCTCATCGGTGGCGACCCAACTCGAGCGGCAATTCTCCACCATCTCCGGCCTCTCGGTCATCAGTTCGACCAGCACGCTGAGCAATACCACGATAACACTGGAGTTCGACCAGAATCGTGATATCGACAGTGCTTCCATTGATGTGCAGGCGGCATTGTTGCGTGCCCAGCGATCGTTGCCAATCGAAATGACTGCGCCCCCGTCCTACCGCAAGATCAATCCTGCCGATGCTCCCATTATTCATCTTGCCCTGACGTCGCCCTCGATGTCGCTATCGGATCTGAACAGTTTCGCCGAAGATCTTATCTCGCCAACGCTATCGACAATTACCGGTGTGGCACAGGTACAGATCAATGGCCAGAAGAAATACGCTGTGCGTGTGCGTGTGAACGCGGAAGCGCTTGCGGTCCGTGATTTGACGCTTGACGACGTCGCTGACGCCCTGCGCACCGCAAATGCCAACTCTCCCATTGGCACGCTCGAAGGTCCACGTCAGAGCCTCACCATCGAAGCCAATCGCCAGCTCAACAATGCCGCCGAATTTGCGAAACTGATTATCGCCACCTCCCCCAGCGGCAATCCAGTACGGCTGTCGGAGGTGGCGGAAGTTGAAGACAGCGTAGAATCTGTAAAAACTGCAAGCTGGGTCAACGGCGAACGCGCCATCACGCTGTCGGTGCAGCGCCAGCCAGGCGCAAATACCGTTGCCACGGTTGATGCCATCAAGGCGGTCATTCCGGAACTGGTCGCGCAGATGCCGTCCTCGGTTCAGCTCACACTGACCAGCGACCGTTCGGTTTCGATCCGTGAATCCATCCACGATGTGCAGGTCACGCTGGGGATAACCATTGTCCTCGTCTTGCTGGTGATTTTCCTGTTCCTGCGCAAGGCCTCCGCCACGCTGATTCCGGCGCTGTCATTGCCGATTTCGCTATTGGGAACAGTGGCGCTGATGCGCGTTTTTGATTACAGCCTGGACAACATTTCATTGCTCGCCATCACGCTCGCGGTCGGGTTGGTAGTGGATGATGCCATCGTGATGCTGGAGAATATCGTACGCCACATCGAGAAGGGCATGTCGCCTCTGCAGGCCGCCTTGCAGGGATCCAGGGAAGTAAGTTTTACCATCATCTCGATTTCCCTCTCCCTGGTTGCCGTTTTCATTCCGATTTTTTTCATGCCTGGTGTGATCGGGCTGCTTTTTCATGAGTTTGCCGCCGTCGTGGGGATCGCCGTCCTGATGTCCGCTGTCGTATCGCTCACGCTGGTTCCGGTGATGACCAGCCGCTATATTACCGGGCATGAAAGCGAAGGACGCAGCCTGAGATGGACCGAATGGTTCGAGCGCGGGTTTACTAAACTACTGGGCGTCTATGAACGCATGCTTGATTTGGCGCTCCATCATCACCGGGTGGTGTTGGGTATTGCCGTCGGCACCTTCGTTGCGACGGGTCTGTTGTTCATGGTGCTGCCCAAAGGTTTTTTTCCTACCGAGGATATCGGTCAGGCCCTGATCACAGTGGAGGCTGTGGAGGATATTTCGTTTCCCGCCATGTCCGAGCTATTGCAGCGTACCGGCGACGTCATTCGCGCCAATCCCGCGGTCGATACATTAATTGTCAACGCTACCGATAGCAATAGCGCCCGGCTATTCATGACCCTTAAGCCGCGTGGGGAGCGAGCGTCCCTTGATAAGATCATTGAGAACTTGCGCCGGGACGTGAGTGCCGTCCCAGGCGTGAATGTCTTCATAAACCCCATTCAGAATCTCAGGCTTGGCGGCCGCACCAGCAAGAGCCGCTATCAATATGTCATGCGTAGCGTACGTGCCGGCGAGTTGCGCACCGCGGCGGATAGCCTCATGTCACGTATGCGTGAAGATGCCATCTTTCGGGATGTGACCAGCGACTCTCAACTAAAAGGGCTGCAGGCAGTACTCGATATCGATCGCGATAAGGTCAACCTGTTAGGTGTGCAAATGGCCGATATTCGTTCCGCACTTTATAGCGCCTTCGGCGAGCGCCAGGTTTCCACAATCTTTACCTCAACCGATAAGTATCAAGTCATTTTGCAGGTCACCGCCGAAGATCGTGCTGACGAAAGTGCTTTTAACAAGATCTATTTGCGCGCCAAAAATGGTGTGCTGGTTCCGTTATCGAGCGTTGCTTCGGTCAAACGCGAGGTAGGGCCGGTCGCTATCAATCATGCGGGGCAACTGGAGGCCTTGACCATCTCCTTCAACCTTGCTCCCGGCGCGGCGCTGGGGGATGCCTCGGCTCGTATTGACCAGTTCAAGCGCGAACTGAATATGCCGGTGAGTGTTCTGACCAGCTATGCGGGCGATGCCGCGGCGTTCCAGTCTTCACAAGCGAGCCAGGTGGTATTGATCGTTGCCGCATTGCTGGTAATCTACGTGCTGCTTGGCGTGCTGTATGAGAGCTACATCCATCCTCTCACGATTCTTTCCGGGCTGCCCTCCGCGGCGGTGGGTGCGTTGGCGACGCTGTGGTTATTCAATATGGAGCTATCCATCATCGCCATGATCGGTATCCTGATGCTGATCGGTATTGTCAAGAAAAATGCCATCATGATGATCGATTTCGCGCTCGATGCGCAGCGCAATGCCGGCATGCCGCAGCGCGAAGCGATCCGGACTGCCTGTCTGTTGCGTTTTCGCCCCATCATGATGACCACCCTGGCGGCACTGATGGGGGCGCTTCCCATCGCGCTTGGACTGGGTGCAGGTGCCGAGTTGCGCCAACCGCTGGGTCTCGCCGTGGTCGGGGGGCTATTGTTCTCGCAGATCATTACGCTTTTCATTACACCCGTGATCTATCTTTATCTGGATCGCTTTTCCGGCAAGGGGCCGCTCAAATTCGAGACGGATCGGGAATCCTGGCCGCGGCAAGAATTGCCGTAA
- a CDS encoding glucuronyl hydrolase, which translates to MHLLERKSWNTDEQLLSREEITNALALMIHRMEAIDSRCTDGFPLYSPGTADQWVISSGGSWVGGFWSGWWWLRSRITGSALDLRKASDICQRLSSKISVDTINRSLIFWHGTSLGDVWFGNSAARELTKKSIAAIASSYDPEINCIPLGTGMGGGKEGNQRITIDTLAALIQLLNRSEHSVYHQISRCHADTLLTACRSDGGAFHPGAYFSHGSFRAADHAGKWSRGQAWAMLGLSRAAAQWGEPYLTHTHSACEYWRRSRPESLPPDRLNHPSGLCDPLSSVIASLAMLSLADLIPDGEQWRAHAHQQVTAIIRSQYFTGLHGNSHHQKNGDRVASGIFWGCCYKTSQGKNELVESAWGSYFLMVALCVLVDVIQPGHC; encoded by the coding sequence ATGCACCTATTGGAAAGGAAGTCCTGGAACACCGACGAGCAGCTGTTGAGCCGGGAAGAAATAACGAATGCGCTTGCGTTGATGATTCATCGCATGGAGGCCATTGATTCCCGCTGCACAGATGGTTTTCCTCTCTATTCACCAGGAACTGCAGATCAGTGGGTTATCTCGTCGGGAGGCTCCTGGGTGGGAGGATTCTGGAGCGGATGGTGGTGGCTGCGATCACGGATAACAGGATCAGCACTGGATCTACGCAAGGCGTCAGATATCTGTCAGCGCTTATCCTCGAAAATCAGCGTCGACACTATTAACCGCAGCCTGATTTTTTGGCACGGGACATCCCTCGGCGATGTCTGGTTTGGTAATAGCGCTGCACGCGAGCTCACGAAAAAATCTATTGCCGCAATTGCGAGTTCCTATGACCCGGAAATAAATTGTATTCCCCTTGGCACCGGCATGGGTGGCGGAAAGGAAGGGAATCAACGAATTACGATAGACACTCTTGCCGCCCTGATCCAACTTCTCAACCGCAGTGAACATAGCGTTTATCATCAAATCTCACGTTGTCATGCGGATACCCTATTGACTGCATGCCGCAGCGATGGCGGCGCATTTCACCCAGGCGCCTACTTTAGCCACGGGAGTTTTCGAGCTGCTGATCACGCCGGCAAGTGGTCTCGCGGCCAGGCCTGGGCCATGTTGGGATTAAGCCGGGCGGCGGCACAATGGGGGGAACCTTACTTGACCCATACCCATTCCGCTTGTGAATATTGGAGACGTTCGCGGCCTGAGTCTTTGCCGCCGGATCGACTGAACCATCCATCAGGACTTTGCGACCCCTTGTCCTCTGTAATCGCGTCGCTGGCAATGCTCTCCCTCGCGGACCTGATACCTGATGGAGAACAATGGCGTGCTCATGCCCATCAACAGGTTACCGCGATCATTCGCAGCCAATACTTTACCGGGCTTCACGGAAATAGCCATCATCAGAAAAATGGAGACCGGGTGGCTTCGGGAATATTCTGGGGTTGCTGCTACAAAACCAGTCAGGGAAAGAACGAACTGGTTGAGTCGGCCTGGGGCAGTTATTTTCTCATGGTGGCGCTATGTGTTCTCGTTGATGTCATCCAGCCGGGCCATTGTTAA